TCTTCGCCTCCATGTATACTCTGAGCGACCGATCGAACATTCATGCGGACGCTATTCTCGGGATCGACGATCAAATTTGCATTAATGGCTTTATGTGAGCTGACGTCGATCGGATCTATTGTCGGAACTCCATAGTCTTAGAGTTACATTTACATAGACAGAGAAGGAGAAGTCATCATAAAGAAGGATGTATTGGAAAAAGCTGAAGGTATTGGTGCGGGTTCTTACGGTCTTCGGTCTCTATTTTGCttggtctcgatcttggccgatctcgatcttgatcggtctatGGGTCACGAGCTCGGCAATCTAATtcgcatcatggctcgatattataCGAGGTTGAACCTTTATCTATCATTTTCgagtctcgattagtcatacaTAGGACAagctcggttttaaccgtataagCTCATCAAAATAATTGTCAAAAATTTAGCGAAGTAAATAGCAAGAAAATGGGGCTTGGAAAGCCGTTGTTGAAGAGATTTGGGAAAcaaagatttttattttttttatgttgtCATAAGGGAaccctaattaattaattacttgGCGAATAATTAACCCATTATGGAAATTTTCTGAAATACATTAGGGCATGCATTATATAAGTAAGAAGGCCTCTAATGAGAAGTCGTCGTCTACTTTTATCCTGTGTTAGGTTTACGTACTAAAGAGAAAGAAGTAAAGACTGCATTCTATTCTCATTGCTAGGGTTAAGAATACGTTTACATAGACAAAGAAGGAAAAGTCATCAAAGAAGAATGTTTTGGAAAAAGCTGAAGGTATTGGGTGCGGGTTCTTACGGAACGGTGTCTCTTGCAGCACCAATGGATGGTTCGTCTACTTTTGCGGCAGTGaaatccgcagaagcgaaggattCGTCTTCGCTTTCAATGGAAGGAGGAATATTGGATGCGCTGAAAGGGTCTCCATACGTAGTTCAGTGCTTCGGAGAAGATGTAAGCGTCGAAAACGGTAAACCCACTTATAACCTCTTGCTTGAATATGCTGCCGGTGGCACTTTGCATGATTTAGTTGATATCTACTCTAAGTCTAAGACGATGCTCGAAGAATCACAAGTCGCATACTATTCTTTTCAGCTTTTAACAGGGATTTCTCATGTTCATCGCAAAGGGTTTATTCACTGCGATCTAAAGCCGAGTAATATACTTGTTTTTCCTACTATCGATCACGAATATGATAGTATTGTGGATGTGCGCCTCAAGTTGGCCGATTTTGGACTGTCTTTGAGAGCGGTAGAAAACGAAACACATACATATTGGGATAGAGGCTCAAAGAAGTGTCGTCATAATAGAGGGACTCTTCTTTATGCTTCCCCAGAATCTGTAGCTTGTGGGATTCATGGTAAAGCCgttgatatttgggcacttggtTGCATAGTTGTAGAGATGATCACAGGGAGGCGGTTATGGTCGTGTTGTGAAGGTATTGATGATTTGGACTTCAAGATTACACATGAACAGCCTGTGATTCCGAGTAACGTTTCTAATATATGCAAGGACTTTCTGGCCAAGTGTTTTGAAAAGGATTATAATTGGAGATGGACTGCGGATATGCTACTCACTCATCCGTTCATCAAGAGTGCTACGTCGTCGAGTAAATATCATCCAAAAGATCATGGGCTGATGATAAGTAATAGGGTTATTATTAACCCTTTTAGTCAATATCGCAGAAGTTGGGTTTCTAAGCAGCACTTGTTTTCAACGTGCTTTCAAGTGCCTTCAAATGATAACTTTGGTATTTTTCCAGCAGAGAATGCACAATCTAGTAAGCTAGCATGCAACTGATTAATTTACTTTCTCTTTGATTGTAAAAGAACTAAGTGGGGCTCGATCAGTAATATGTTTGCTTGCCTCTTCAGACCTTTGGATATGGTAGTTTGCTTTTCAATGTTGACATAAAAATATTGTCAACGTCATTTTGTTGTTGATACTCATTAAAGCAAATAATTTGAATAATGTTTTTGATGTAGTAATAATGTAATCCTACGTTTATTTTTTCTGAGTCAGTTCATTGTTAATTAGCATCTAATTAGTACATATATACTATTTATATGCGGCCAAAACTGATGCCTTAGATAGTATTTTCTTCAAATCTTTGTGTCTCATTGTTTCCATTTCCCTAAGTTTTTTGTACTAATAGACAGTAGACACATCCCATTTTAAGTCAATAGTTCAGGTGTAATTAATTAAAGCTAGGTGTTAACCATGGTAAAAATAATAGATATGTTATATATTTACTCAGAAAAGATAGATTTGGTaatcccactattgtagctactAAATTGACTTTTTATTGTATGACCACTTACTTTGTTCAAACATCCATGTGATTGCTACAGCATCTATAATACATGCACCattgaacaaaaattaaataaaattctgGTAAAAACTAaaagagaattttttttaaagCGGGAGGATCTAAACTTATGTACTTCTCTTAAAGATTGAAATTCTTTTCTAAAGTATCCAAATTAGTTCGAAACAGCTTTTACCGAGGTGAAATATTCCACCTGATGCTGATTGCGGCTTGCGGCTTAAAATTTTTAAAGAACTAGTAAATTTACCCGTGCTTACTAAAAATATGATTCCCTTTATGTGAATTTATTTTGTTTTTAGTCTTTCAAAAAGATTGATCTTTTTACTAATTTAGAATTagtttaactttaaactttttattttttcttaaatttcgtgcccaaTATAGATTCATATAAATTAAAACggcaaaaataataaatttctaaaaAGATCAGCAGGTAAGTAACAAATTTAGATATTATTGCGCtgtactaaaaatataaataaatttctaaaaatatccGGAGGTTAATAACAAAGTTAGATATTATTATCTTTTGTTTGTGTGAGAAGGAAAACGCTTATAATTAACATACATTTGATTTAATTCATTAATTTGGTTTATTTACAACTAGTGAAGCTTATTTAGattttatataataaataatatttaaagtATACTAATAttagataattaattaataagATATGGTATATTTTAATAGAAACCCAATTTTTGAAAGTCGTTTTTAGTTaccaatataattttaaatattattaaaggaACGAAaaggtctattgcactttgactgtcataATAGATGTCATACTTCTTTTGATGTAATCCAAGCTCTCGAAGGAACCGTTTCAGCCAAACCATCTCCTTTCCAGCTTCAGTAGCGGCAATATACTCTacttcagttgtagagagtgcaacacacttctgcaacttcgactgccatgatatagtTCCCCCTGAAAAAGTGAACAGGTATCCTGTAGTAGATTTACGATTATCAAGATCACCTGCCATATTAACATCTGTGTAGCCCTTCAAGACTGGATCTGATCTCCCCAAACACAAGCATCCATATGAGGTTCCTTTTAGATACCTAAGTATCTACTTCACAACTTTCCAATATTCTTTTCCGAGATTATAAAGAAACCTGCTAACAGTACCGACaacatgagcaatatcaggtctggtaCATACCATTACATACATCAGGATCCCGACGGCACATGAATATGGAACTTTATCCATACTTTCTTTATCTTCCTTTGTTGTAGGACACATTATCTTGCTCAACTTCATATGACCTGCAAGAGGCATGCTAACTGGTTTATCACTTATCATGTTGAAGCGTTTAAGTATACGTTCAATATAC
The DNA window shown above is from Nicotiana tomentosiformis chromosome 8, ASM39032v3, whole genome shotgun sequence and carries:
- the LOC104101763 gene encoding mitogen-activated protein kinase kinase kinase 20-like, encoding MFWKKLKVLGAGSYGTVSLAAPMDGSSTFAAVKSAEAKDSSSLSMEGGILDALKGSPYVVQCFGEDVSVENGKPTYNLLLEYAAGGTLHDLVDIYSKSKTMLEESQVAYYSFQLLTGISHVHRKGFIHCDLKPSNILVFPTIDHEYDSIVDVRLKLADFGLSLRAVENETHTYWDRGSKKCRHNRGTLLYASPESVACGIHGKAVDIWALGCIVVEMITGRRLWSCCEGIDDLDFKITHEQPVIPSNVSNICKDFLAKCFEKDYNWRWTADMLLTHPFIKSATSSSKYHPKDHGLMISNRVIINPFSQYRRSWVSKQHLFSTCFQVPSNDNFGIFPAENAQSSKLACN